In Candidatus Defluviilinea proxima, a single genomic region encodes these proteins:
- a CDS encoding transglutaminase domain-containing protein: protein MIGRILRVLLKAEAMSMMLMVVAVQILTYGVSVSLQDTDTNRFFAIGLAALVIGLGLGKAQVNGLRSSVLIAALGFTVTWILGARLAQPLLAFGSAVLSTFPDVYAALRYKQLIDTSAILETWKVVSEASLALLTRFQSWTIGLDQGLKVNDSLIRSMIWVLTLWLCSAWMGWFAKRRIAVTALLPSLVVLTLVTSYSEYKVESLWGLVVTLLMLMGVWNYRKHTQQWEKSRIDYSDSIRYDNSQAVLLVTIAIGALAFITPSVSWQDIVDTIREIRANQTAEMLGLQKPKPTGKPSNVQRPSLPRDHLLTGGFANSEKVVMTIKTGELPAVPYQAAITAPRYYWRSTVFDNYVGSGWVTSGVITQTVPAKTPLIPGLLNGYRVVHMNVEMTEAEGRIFWSGILFNADVPVSVNWRVKPPSDLFADQTALLQSDMFAAISQATAYQADVYVPTATAEQLRNAPDQYPPEIRDRYLVLPLSIPRRVRSLARDITNGISNPYDKAKAIEAYLRENYPYDLEVPGPPEGGDVADYFLFDLKRGYCDYYATTMVVLARYNGLPARFVSGYAPGYYDAPNAQYVVRELDAHSWVEIYFPGIGWVEFEPTASISEIDRAGGGTPQAEGQDTRRSALGLLTLFRFEKILTWIAPFAGVVILVLLYFILVERWLYLRLAPAITIDRIYQRFYRAGRPLAGQWIHAETSSEFLRKLSNTITELGTRSRFVRSFEKTIVNANLLTELYHSSLFVSHQTQKQDAHIAWQTWKRLRIQLFFTRLYMYSRQITKIIYKVQA from the coding sequence ATGATCGGGCGCATCCTGCGAGTGCTGTTGAAGGCGGAGGCCATGAGCATGATGCTCATGGTTGTCGCAGTACAGATCCTGACATACGGTGTCTCTGTCTCGTTGCAGGATACAGATACGAATCGTTTCTTCGCAATTGGGCTTGCGGCTCTTGTCATTGGCTTGGGGTTGGGAAAGGCCCAGGTCAATGGACTCAGGTCGTCGGTACTGATTGCCGCGCTTGGTTTTACAGTCACATGGATATTGGGTGCGCGTCTCGCTCAGCCATTGCTTGCATTTGGCAGTGCGGTCTTATCCACGTTCCCGGATGTTTATGCCGCACTTCGATATAAACAACTTATCGATACATCTGCCATCCTCGAAACGTGGAAAGTTGTTTCAGAAGCATCATTGGCATTGCTGACCCGTTTTCAATCGTGGACGATCGGCCTTGATCAAGGCTTGAAAGTCAATGACTCTCTCATCCGCAGTATGATCTGGGTATTGACCCTGTGGCTGTGTTCTGCATGGATGGGATGGTTCGCAAAGCGACGAATTGCAGTGACAGCACTTTTGCCTTCACTGGTAGTGTTGACGCTGGTTACATCTTATAGTGAATATAAAGTTGAAAGCTTGTGGGGGTTGGTAGTCACGCTGTTAATGCTGATGGGTGTTTGGAATTATCGTAAACACACGCAACAGTGGGAAAAGAGTCGAATAGATTATTCGGACAGCATCCGTTACGATAACAGTCAGGCAGTCTTACTCGTCACTATCGCCATTGGCGCGCTGGCCTTCATCACGCCATCTGTTTCGTGGCAGGATATCGTTGATACCATCCGTGAAATACGAGCCAACCAGACAGCCGAAATGCTTGGCTTGCAAAAGCCAAAACCCACAGGCAAACCATCGAACGTACAAAGGCCATCTTTGCCACGCGATCACTTGTTAACTGGCGGGTTCGCAAATTCTGAAAAGGTCGTAATGACGATCAAAACTGGCGAGCTTCCTGCGGTCCCCTATCAGGCTGCCATCACTGCACCGCGTTATTACTGGCGTAGTACTGTCTTCGACAATTACGTTGGTTCCGGTTGGGTAACGAGTGGGGTCATCACTCAAACTGTTCCTGCAAAAACGCCACTTATCCCCGGTCTCCTCAATGGATATCGCGTTGTACACATGAATGTGGAAATGACTGAGGCGGAAGGCAGAATATTCTGGAGTGGGATTTTATTCAACGCGGACGTTCCTGTCTCAGTCAATTGGCGCGTCAAACCTCCATCAGACCTGTTTGCTGATCAAACGGCCCTTCTTCAATCTGACATGTTTGCCGCCATCAGTCAGGCAACAGCCTATCAAGCAGATGTATATGTCCCTACAGCAACTGCTGAACAATTGCGCAACGCACCAGATCAATATCCTCCCGAAATACGTGACCGTTATCTGGTTTTGCCTTTGTCCATTCCCAGACGTGTTCGTTCACTCGCCCGAGATATTACAAACGGAATATCGAATCCATACGATAAAGCGAAAGCAATCGAAGCCTATCTGCGTGAAAATTATCCCTACGACCTCGAAGTCCCTGGCCCGCCAGAAGGAGGCGATGTCGCAGACTATTTTCTATTCGACCTGAAAAGAGGATATTGCGATTATTACGCCACCACTATGGTCGTCCTTGCGCGATATAACGGACTCCCTGCGCGTTTTGTCTCTGGGTACGCACCGGGGTACTATGACGCTCCGAATGCACAATACGTTGTCCGTGAATTGGACGCACATTCATGGGTGGAAATTTATTTCCCCGGCATCGGCTGGGTTGAGTTCGAACCAACTGCCTCCATCAGCGAAATTGACCGTGCCGGAGGTGGAACACCTCAAGCAGAAGGCCAAGACACTCGAAGATCGGCATTAGGTCTGCTGACATTATTCAGGTTTGAAAAAATCCTGACGTGGATTGCTCCCTTTGCAGGTGTCGTGATCTTGGTTCTTCTTTATTTTATTCTTGTTGAAAGATGGCTGTATCTGCGACTTGCTCCGGCCATCACCATTGACCGTATCTATCAAAGGTTTTATCGTGCCGGACGTCCGCTTGCAGGTCAATGGATCCATGCAGAGACGTCATCAGAGTTTCTACGTAAACTCAGTAACACAATAACTGAACTTGGAACGCGCTCTCGATTTGTTAGATCGTTCGAGAAAACTATTGTCAATGCAAATTTACTGACAGAGCTGTATCACTCATCATTGTTTGTGTCACATCAAACACAAAAGCAGGATGCACATATTGCATGGCAAACATGGAAACGTCTGCGAATACAATTATTTTTTACGCGATTGTATATGTATTCACGTCAAATAACAAAAATAATATATAAAGTTCAAGCTTAA
- a CDS encoding DUF58 domain-containing protein, with amino-acid sequence MKSTLRLNAKMLPVIGLLALVMQFIDPSRVWIILITGIGGIWLVCWWWARGLARSLQFKREMRYGWAQVGDRLEERFTLTNDFALPATWVSVQDHSTLPNHRVSVATGVDRMSTSQWKKLNQCTQRGVFTLGGTTLETGDPFGIYTVIIEDTTSSTLAVMPPIVSLPRFNILSSGWAGDGKISPRSLEETTNASHTREMVPGDPMKSIHWKTSARRNKFYVRQSDGTHAGDWWVLLDLHKDSQVGTGWDSTEEHGVILTSSLISQGLREDHPVGLAINGNEPAWHIPRRNENQERSLLKSLAVASPSDMGLKDFLHRANKAFSSRCSLLIVTPCADIEWIQALMPLTWRGILPHVFLFDVNTFGGNAKINEVSGVLQSLGIPCHIIPKEMLDKPQARPGHEGEWEWRVSATGKAIAMNKPVTDWKGLE; translated from the coding sequence ATGAAGTCCACATTGCGACTCAATGCGAAGATGCTTCCTGTCATTGGTCTTCTCGCTTTGGTCATGCAATTCATTGACCCTTCGCGGGTGTGGATTATCCTGATCACCGGCATCGGGGGAATATGGCTGGTCTGTTGGTGGTGGGCGCGCGGGCTGGCAAGATCACTCCAATTCAAACGAGAAATGCGCTATGGCTGGGCACAGGTCGGCGACAGGCTGGAAGAGCGCTTCACACTGACAAACGATTTTGCACTGCCGGCCACGTGGGTCTCTGTGCAGGATCATTCCACACTTCCCAATCATCGTGTATCGGTCGCCACGGGCGTAGACCGTATGAGCACTTCCCAGTGGAAAAAGCTCAATCAGTGCACACAACGTGGTGTATTCACACTTGGGGGAACAACACTCGAAACTGGTGACCCATTTGGCATCTACACAGTCATAATAGAAGACACAACATCCTCCACATTGGCAGTCATGCCGCCAATTGTTTCCCTTCCACGGTTCAACATTCTCTCTAGCGGATGGGCCGGGGATGGGAAGATCAGTCCGCGCTCTCTGGAGGAAACGACCAACGCCTCACACACGCGTGAAATGGTCCCCGGCGACCCCATGAAATCCATTCATTGGAAGACATCCGCACGCCGTAACAAATTTTACGTCCGCCAATCGGATGGCACGCATGCCGGTGATTGGTGGGTTCTGCTCGATCTGCATAAAGACTCGCAGGTAGGTACAGGCTGGGATTCAACCGAGGAGCATGGCGTCATACTGACATCGTCTCTCATCTCGCAAGGACTGCGCGAGGATCACCCTGTCGGCTTGGCGATCAATGGCAACGAGCCAGCCTGGCATATACCACGTCGTAACGAAAATCAAGAACGTTCGTTGTTGAAATCATTGGCGGTTGCATCCCCATCGGATATGGGTCTGAAGGATTTCCTGCACAGGGCAAATAAGGCATTCAGCAGTCGTTGCAGTCTGTTGATCGTCACACCTTGCGCCGACATCGAATGGATACAAGCGCTTATGCCGTTGACGTGGCGCGGCATTTTGCCACATGTGTTCCTTTTCGATGTCAATACATTTGGCGGAAATGCGAAGATCAATGAAGTATCTGGTGTACTGCAATCATTGGGTATTCCCTGTCATATCATTCCAAAAGAAATGCTTGACAAACCTCAAGCACGGCCGGGCCATGAAGGTGAATGGGAGTGGCGTGTCTCTGCCACTGGCAAAGCCATTGCCATGAACAAACCTGTCACAGACTGGAAGGGGCTGGAATGA
- a CDS encoding response regulator transcription factor: MIRVLLNVSSPALRAGLRSLLSSDKAIRVMSDSLNEDEADVMITSASMVSIAEKDSAAILFLSDDQLNVEEMKRAYRVWGVLPTESSAEELIAAIHALSQGLIVGTPTLLFESENEPLERGPLTERESEVIGLLARGLANKQIAVALGISEHTVKFHVSSIYTKLNVTNRTEAVREGLRGGWIAL; encoded by the coding sequence GTGATCCGCGTTTTGTTGAACGTCTCGTCACCGGCATTGCGCGCAGGGTTGCGCTCTCTGCTTTCATCTGACAAAGCGATCAGGGTGATGAGCGATTCTCTGAATGAAGACGAAGCGGACGTGATGATCACGTCCGCTTCGATGGTCTCTATTGCTGAAAAAGATTCAGCTGCGATCCTCTTCCTAAGCGATGACCAACTCAACGTCGAGGAAATGAAGCGTGCGTATCGCGTGTGGGGAGTTTTGCCGACGGAGTCGTCGGCTGAGGAGTTGATCGCCGCGATCCACGCATTGTCACAGGGACTTATCGTTGGCACGCCGACGCTGTTATTTGAATCAGAAAACGAGCCGCTTGAGCGCGGCCCGTTGACCGAGAGGGAATCCGAAGTCATTGGTTTATTGGCAAGGGGATTGGCAAACAAACAAATCGCGGTGGCGCTGGGGATCAGCGAGCACACCGTGAAATTTCATGTTTCATCGATCTACACAAAATTGAACGTGACCAACCGCACCGAGGCCGTGCGCGAAGGCTTGCGCGGCGGATGGATCGCTTTATAA
- a CDS encoding cytochrome c oxidase subunit 2A, producing the protein MKLKYIRRMTKTILVFWLGVFRI; encoded by the coding sequence ATGAAACTCAAATACATCAGGAGAATGACTAAAACAATACTAGTCTTTTGGCTAGGTGTGTTTCGCATATAA
- a CDS encoding trypsin-like peptidase domain-containing protein encodes MTNPLTDFSNGLTSAVEKGGASTILVNARKRYPASGIVYAEDLVLTADHVVTREEDIKVILPDGKELKATLAGRDPGSDLALLRLAENALTPAKTSNDVKVGQLVLALGRPSGAGVQASWGIVTAISGPARTHRGGLLDEYIQTETTPYPGFSGGPLINTEGDVLGLNTSGLTHGSALTIPAKVAWRIADALAKHGTVKRGYLGVRTQPVANGLLVLWLEEGGPAEKGGLLVGDILVSVGGQSVSDPDHLFSALHSDTVGKSVAVGVLRGGKPETINVMVGERK; translated from the coding sequence ATGACGAACCCTCTTACTGATTTTTCGAATGGACTGACCTCTGCTGTGGAAAAAGGCGGCGCAAGCACTATTCTTGTGAATGCCCGCAAACGATACCCAGCAAGTGGCATTGTGTATGCAGAAGACCTTGTGCTCACAGCCGACCATGTTGTGACACGGGAAGAAGACATCAAGGTGATTCTCCCAGATGGGAAGGAACTCAAGGCAACTCTTGCCGGCCGCGACCCTGGTTCTGACCTTGCTTTATTGCGCCTCGCAGAAAACGCATTAACACCTGCGAAGACTTCGAACGATGTCAAAGTTGGTCAACTTGTGTTGGCATTGGGACGCCCCAGTGGGGCAGGGGTACAAGCCTCGTGGGGAATTGTGACCGCCATCAGCGGACCTGCCCGCACGCATCGTGGTGGATTGCTCGATGAATACATCCAAACCGAGACAACCCCGTATCCCGGTTTCTCCGGTGGGCCTCTCATCAACACTGAAGGCGATGTGCTGGGCCTCAACACCTCTGGCCTGACGCATGGCTCTGCCTTGACCATCCCGGCCAAAGTAGCATGGCGGATCGCCGATGCACTCGCCAAACATGGAACCGTCAAACGCGGATATTTGGGAGTCCGCACACAGCCGGTAGCGAATGGATTGCTGGTATTGTGGTTGGAAGAAGGCGGCCCCGCTGAAAAAGGCGGTTTACTGGTCGGCGATATCCTCGTCTCTGTTGGCGGGCAATCGGTCAGCGACCCAGACCATCTGTTCTCTGCGCTTCATAGCGATACGGTTGGAAAATCCGTCGCTGTGGGTGTGTTGCGCGGCGGCAAACCTGAAACGATCAATGTAATGGTAGGCGAACGGAAGTGA